The Solanum pennellii chromosome 11, SPENNV200 genome contains a region encoding:
- the LOC107003724 gene encoding uncharacterized protein LOC107003724: protein MAQPTWSVAGSSSSVAMRPTGQGIQAPAGRGRGRGGASSSSGPSNRIYAFTSRQDQEASPNVITCILSLFSRSVYALIDPGSTLSFISPFIASRIAIESELIEPFEVATPVGDFVIATRVYKNCSVVIYSRRTIVDLIELNMIEFDIIMGMDLLAACYANVDCRGKIVRFKFPGEPIIEWKGSTVSPEEEEHADHLRTVLRVLQHQKLYAKFSKCEFWLTSVAFLGHIIGADGYYRRFVEKFASISAPLKRLTQKAAKFQWTDACERSFQLLKTN, encoded by the exons ATGGCACAGCCTACTTGGTCCGTTGCTGGTTCATCTTCTTCTGTGGCTATGCGCCCTACGGGGCAGGGTATTCAGGCGCCagcaggccgtggtagaggacgTGGTGGAGCTTCCAGTTCTAGCGGTCCCTCGAACCGCATATATGCTTTTACTAGTAGGCAGGATCAGGAGGCGTCACCTAATGTGATCACATGTATATTATCACTATTCTCCCGAAGTGTGTATGCATTGATAGACCCAGGTTCAACCTTATCATTTATATCCCCCTTCATTGCTAGTAGGATCGCAATAGAGTCTGAGTTGATAGAACCATTTGAGGTAGCTACACCTGTAGGAGATTTTGTCATAGCTACGCGAGTATATAAGAATTGTTCAGTGGTTATATATAGTCGTCGTACCATAGTAGATCTAATagagttaaatatgattgagtttgatattatcATGGGCATGGATTTGTTGGCTGCTtgttatgctaatgttgattgcAGAGGAAAGATAGTTCGATTTAAGTTTCCAGGGGAACCGattatagagtggaaggggagtACAGTATCGCCGGAAG AAGAGGAGCATGCAGACCATTTAAGGACGGTACTTAGGGTGCTTCAGCACCAGAAGTTGTATGCTAAGTTCTCCAAGTGCGAGTTCTGGTTGACTTCAGTGGCATTCTTGGGGCATATTATTGGAGCTGATG GATATTACAGGAGATTCGTAGAAAAGTTTGCCTCAATTTCAGCGCCTTTGAAAAGGCTAACTCAAAAGGCAGCCAAGTTCCAGTGGACTGATgcttgtgaaagaagcttccagcTATTGAAAAcaaattga